One Candidatus Nomurabacteria bacterium genomic window carries:
- a CDS encoding ZIP family metal transporter: MSTLWQVFIFSLIGGIVSLIGGILLLANKNNAHRLALYATPFAAGALLAAAFIDLLPEAAHQGNVDTALYATLGGILVFFMLERFLRWFHHHHEHEHAQNSSKSDPRVPLIIVGDTVHNFIDGIAIAAGFLVDPATGIIVTLAVAAHEIPQEIGDFGLLLSKGVARKNVIVINVLSALATTVAAVVFFTIGQSHTIPMDVVLGIVAGFFIYVAVSDIIPSIHKSEDKVIAGPQTLLLLIGVFIVGSITSVLHQYIDSGHDTHNESETHLLEESVDYHQEDN; this comes from the coding sequence ATGTCCACGTTATGGCAAGTATTCATTTTTAGTTTGATTGGCGGCATTGTAAGCCTCATTGGAGGAATATTGCTCCTTGCTAACAAAAATAATGCCCATCGTTTAGCTTTGTATGCAACACCGTTTGCTGCAGGTGCCCTTTTAGCGGCAGCTTTCATAGATCTGCTACCAGAAGCCGCACACCAAGGCAATGTAGACACCGCCTTATACGCGACGCTTGGGGGTATTCTCGTCTTTTTTATGTTAGAGAGATTCTTACGCTGGTTTCATCATCATCATGAACATGAACACGCGCAAAACTCTAGCAAATCTGACCCAAGAGTACCGCTTATTATTGTTGGTGACACGGTACACAACTTTATAGATGGCATCGCGATTGCAGCCGGCTTTTTAGTAGACCCAGCAACTGGTATTATTGTTACGCTTGCTGTTGCTGCGCACGAAATTCCACAAGAAATTGGAGATTTTGGCTTGCTGTTGAGCAAGGGCGTGGCCCGTAAAAATGTCATTGTTATTAATGTTTTAAGTGCATTAGCGACGACAGTTGCCGCCGTCGTGTTCTTTACTATTGGGCAGTCACACACAATACCTATGGATGTCGTACTTGGGATTGTGGCCGGATTCTTCATTTACGTTGCGGTCAGTGATATTATTCCAAGCATTCATAAAAGTGAAGACAAAGTAATTGCTGGCCCCCAAACGCTATTACTCCTTATAGGAGTGTTTATTGTTGGTAGTATTACGAGCGTACTCCACCAATACATCGACAGTGGGCACGATACCCATAACGAATCTGAGACGCATCTTTTAGAAGAGTCTGTGGATTATCATCAAGAAGACAATTAA
- a CDS encoding DsrE/DsrF/DrsH-like family protein — protein MGAQHLKKMMIVVSKSGIDGVYAGLIMANGARSEGIEVDMFFTFFGLDAITKKRMEHLKVAIAGNTGMHMPELVGVFPGMENLATHMMMKEMEKLDVPPVPEFLEIIKAADGHIFGCKLAMEMFHLGKEDLWEGVDDVLSVGQFYNRYEPGSQIIFI, from the coding sequence ATGGGCGCACAGCACCTAAAAAAAATGATGATAGTCGTTTCAAAATCTGGCATTGATGGTGTATATGCCGGGTTAATTATGGCCAATGGGGCTCGTTCAGAAGGCATAGAAGTTGATATGTTCTTTACGTTTTTTGGGCTTGATGCCATTACGAAAAAACGAATGGAACATTTAAAAGTAGCGATAGCTGGGAATACCGGCATGCATATGCCGGAATTAGTAGGTGTGTTTCCAGGAATGGAGAATCTTGCAACACATATGATGATGAAAGAAATGGAAAAACTAGATGTTCCGCCAGTACCAGAGTTCTTAGAAATTATTAAGGCAGCCGATGGACATATTTTTGGCTGTAAGCTCGCTATGGAAATGTTCCACTTGGGCAAAGAAGACCTATGGGAAGGTGTTGACGATGTACTATCTGTTGGGCAGTTTTATAACCGTTACGAACCCGGTTCTCAGATAATATTTATCTAA
- a CDS encoding TusE/DsrC/DsvC family sulfur relay protein, translating into MQKEIAGQHIDVDIEGYMTNPDQWNGDIAQALASELHIELTQKHWDVLNWLREQHYQGQEVNIRKVGKSGIVDIKQFYQLFPGGPLKNASKIAGLKKPTSCL; encoded by the coding sequence ATGCAAAAAGAAATTGCAGGGCAACACATAGACGTAGATATAGAAGGCTATATGACCAATCCAGATCAGTGGAATGGTGATATCGCTCAAGCGCTGGCCAGCGAACTACATATTGAACTTACACAAAAACACTGGGACGTGCTCAATTGGCTACGCGAACAACACTACCAAGGACAAGAAGTTAATATTCGTAAAGTAGGCAAGTCTGGCATTGTAGATATTAAACAATTTTACCAATTATTTCCGGGGGGGCCACTTAAGAATGCTTCCAAAATTGCCGGATTAAAAAAACCAACAAGCTGTTTATAG
- a CDS encoding NAD(P)/FAD-dependent oxidoreductase has protein sequence MNDKKHIVIIGAGTAGVMLANKFAKTSDVMVTVVDPAEFHYYQPGFLLYPFNRHSFDEIHKRTSTLLHEHVYLLQQHVTDIAPSKKTIVTEDGTEISYDVLIIATGTQIDPLLTDGLMNEQWHISIFDFYTPDGAEAVRGALQAFEGGRLVVQITEMPIKCPVAPLEFVFLADDYFKKKGVREQVELLFVTPLSGAFTKPVASEKLGHLLTEKNIQVVTDFYTEKVDGPNKTVYCYDGRSFDYDMLVTIPTNVGTKLLQKQDFTDDLGFVEVDPHTLQSSKYTDIFAIGDSTNVATSKAGSVAHFEAHVVQENVLAYLYNQPLTGFFDGHSNCFVETGGGKSLLLDFNYDTQPYEGTFPFAGIGPMKLLRPSRINHLGKLAFRYIYWYLLLPGRPIPFIPNKMSLKGKKVV, from the coding sequence ATGAACGATAAAAAACATATAGTCATAATAGGTGCTGGAACAGCGGGTGTTATGCTCGCTAATAAGTTTGCCAAAACATCTGATGTTATGGTGACGGTAGTAGATCCTGCAGAATTTCATTATTATCAGCCTGGTTTCTTGCTGTATCCTTTTAATCGCCACTCTTTTGATGAAATACACAAAAGAACAAGTACGCTGTTACATGAACATGTTTACTTGCTTCAGCAGCACGTTACAGATATTGCACCAAGCAAGAAAACGATTGTAACAGAAGACGGTACAGAAATTTCTTATGACGTTTTAATTATTGCTACGGGTACACAAATAGACCCACTCCTGACTGATGGATTAATGAATGAACAGTGGCATATAAGTATATTTGATTTTTACACTCCAGACGGAGCCGAAGCAGTCCGAGGTGCATTACAAGCCTTTGAGGGTGGGCGGCTTGTAGTGCAGATAACAGAAATGCCAATAAAATGCCCTGTTGCTCCACTAGAATTCGTATTCTTAGCAGATGATTACTTTAAAAAGAAAGGCGTCAGGGAACAAGTAGAGTTACTATTTGTCACACCACTCTCTGGAGCATTTACTAAGCCTGTCGCATCCGAAAAGTTGGGCCATTTACTTACAGAAAAAAACATACAAGTTGTTACCGATTTTTACACAGAAAAAGTAGACGGACCAAATAAAACAGTGTATTGCTATGATGGTCGTTCGTTTGACTATGACATGTTGGTGACGATCCCTACGAACGTAGGTACGAAGCTACTCCAGAAACAAGACTTTACCGATGATTTAGGGTTTGTTGAGGTTGACCCACATACCTTACAATCCAGTAAATACACAGATATTTTTGCGATAGGTGACTCTACGAACGTCGCCACTTCTAAAGCCGGATCAGTCGCACACTTTGAGGCGCACGTTGTACAAGAAAATGTGCTCGCCTATCTCTATAACCAGCCATTGACAGGCTTTTTTGACGGGCACTCAAACTGCTTTGTAGAAACAGGCGGCGGTAAATCGTTATTGCTAGACTTTAATTACGATACTCAGCCATATGAAGGTACCTTTCCATTTGCTGGCATTGGGCCTATGAAACTCTTACGACCGAGTAGAATCAATCATCTTGGCAAATTAGCATTCCGGTATATATATTGGTATTTGCTCCTTCCGGGTAGGCCAATTCCATTTATACCAAATAAAATGAGCCTAAAAGGTAAAAAAGTAGTGTAA
- a CDS encoding serine hydrolase — protein MKFVKIILLATLLFIFVWGVYYIMARQGDGIKGAQQDNGEIQQEPTPPPSFDNEALQAKLQEVLDQYPTLETAVAVQSATDNQTVAIDAVAAYTAASTTKVIVATYALKQIEQGAISFTTYISGETLENHLEKMIGKSDNDSWKSLLEYFGYKKIGAYANENGAPSFDAIANTIPPQDMANFLKNLQAGSLINQGNVQYLENLMKESYTGPIALSDEHSTIIRKAGWLGDRAHLVGVITSGDKAVSYAIYTKTISNSAYPFTSGSALINELLSAITDSLQI, from the coding sequence ATGAAATTTGTAAAAATCATTCTGTTAGCTACACTGTTGTTTATCTTTGTTTGGGGAGTATATTACATTATGGCCCGGCAAGGGGATGGGATTAAAGGCGCCCAACAAGACAATGGAGAAATTCAACAAGAGCCTACACCACCACCTTCTTTTGATAACGAAGCGTTGCAGGCGAAACTACAGGAAGTTTTAGATCAGTATCCCACACTAGAGACAGCAGTAGCGGTTCAGTCTGCCACTGATAATCAAACTGTTGCTATAGATGCTGTTGCAGCTTACACAGCAGCAAGTACAACAAAAGTAATCGTGGCTACCTATGCACTTAAGCAAATTGAACAAGGCGCTATCAGTTTTACCACCTACATAAGTGGTGAAACGTTAGAAAATCACCTAGAAAAGATGATAGGCAAAAGTGATAATGACTCTTGGAAAAGTCTCCTTGAATATTTTGGCTATAAAAAAATCGGGGCATATGCCAATGAAAACGGAGCACCTAGTTTTGATGCGATTGCAAATACTATCCCACCGCAAGACATGGCCAATTTTCTAAAAAATCTTCAAGCAGGAAGTCTTATTAATCAAGGAAATGTTCAGTATTTAGAAAACTTAATGAAAGAATCATACACTGGGCCGATAGCACTTAGTGATGAACACAGTACAATAATTAGAAAGGCTGGGTGGCTCGGCGATCGTGCGCACCTTGTGGGTGTCATTACATCTGGTGACAAAGCTGTTTCATATGCAATTTACACAAAAACAATAAGTAACTCAGCGTACCCATTTACGTCTGGATCGGCGCTCATAAATGAATTACTTAGTGCGATAACCGATTCTTTACAAATCTAG
- a CDS encoding S26 family signal peptidase, with the protein MQPSLHSGDYIICKKARHLKIGDIVVAEVNKREVIKRITNIEKEYITLQGDNAPYSTDSRVYGPVAQNSIKAIYLAKLRIPRFVKNRLSH; encoded by the coding sequence ATGCAACCAAGTCTGCACTCAGGTGATTACATAATATGCAAGAAAGCACGTCATCTAAAAATAGGCGACATTGTTGTCGCAGAAGTTAATAAACGAGAAGTGATAAAACGCATCACTAACATTGAAAAAGAATACATTACACTCCAAGGAGATAATGCTCCCTACAGTACAGACAGCCGTGTATATGGGCCTGTTGCACAGAACAGCATAAAAGCTATCTATCTGGCCAAGTTACGTATTCCTAGATTTGTAAAGAATCGGTTATCGCACTAA
- the sodN gene encoding superoxide dismutase, Ni: protein MIIRKMIKPVYAHCDIPCGIYETDSMRHAAETCLRMIEKIEALGELDSQDKWNNFVRMVDIKEKHAQRVKDEAYILWSDYFKPEHLTRFPQLHDVFWRLAKQASIVKQTVDKAACEQLLHNVTEADTLFTDSKK from the coding sequence GTGATAATACGAAAAATGATTAAACCAGTGTATGCACATTGTGATATACCGTGTGGGATATACGAAACAGACAGTATGCGCCACGCGGCAGAGACTTGTCTACGTATGATAGAAAAAATTGAAGCACTTGGTGAACTAGATAGCCAAGATAAATGGAATAACTTTGTTCGGATGGTAGATATTAAAGAAAAACACGCCCAACGTGTGAAGGATGAAGCATATATTTTATGGAGCGATTACTTTAAACCAGAACATCTTACCAGGTTTCCGCAGTTACATGATGTATTTTGGCGCCTCGCCAAACAAGCAAGTATCGTTAAACAAACGGTAGATAAAGCTGCGTGTGAACAACTATTACATAACGTTACAGAAGCAGATACACTATTTACTGATTCAAAAAAATAA
- the trmD gene encoding tRNA (guanosine(37)-N1)-methyltransferase TrmD, whose protein sequence is MKIYIISLFPDMFAGVLGNSMLWKAQDKQLIDFEVVPLREYGLGPRKMVDDTPYGGGDGMLLMIEPLFAAVNYCKKSSPSARVLLMTPRGYDYTQSDAQRLASAGADLIIICARYEGYDERITTIVDEQICIGHYVLTGGELAAMVVADSVTRLIPGVLGGEKSAEIESFSEGNNREYPQYTRPEEFNGLHVPKVLLSGHHAEIDKWRQDQSDRFTKPSIK, encoded by the coding sequence ATGAAAATATATATCATTAGTTTGTTTCCAGATATGTTTGCAGGTGTACTTGGCAATAGTATGCTCTGGAAAGCCCAAGATAAGCAGCTTATTGACTTTGAAGTTGTGCCGCTGCGCGAATATGGGCTTGGCCCACGAAAGATGGTAGATGACACGCCATATGGTGGCGGCGACGGTATGCTTTTAATGATAGAACCTCTGTTCGCAGCAGTAAATTATTGTAAAAAAAGTTCGCCGTCTGCAAGAGTGCTCCTCATGACGCCTCGTGGCTATGACTACACACAATCAGACGCACAACGCTTGGCAAGTGCCGGGGCAGACTTAATAATTATTTGTGCTCGCTACGAAGGCTACGATGAACGGATTACGACAATTGTAGATGAACAGATCTGTATAGGTCACTACGTGCTAACAGGTGGAGAGTTAGCGGCAATGGTTGTAGCCGATAGTGTGACACGGCTGATTCCTGGTGTCCTTGGTGGTGAAAAAAGTGCAGAAATAGAAAGTTTTAGCGAAGGTAACAACAGGGAATATCCGCAGTACACACGCCCAGAAGAATTTAATGGCTTACACGTACCAAAGGTGCTCCTTAGTGGTCATCATGCAGAAATTGATAAGTGGCGCCAAGACCAAAGTGACCGTTTTACAAAACCATCCATAAAGTAG
- a CDS encoding KH domain-containing protein — protein sequence MDQQFVEYIVKSLVGNPDAVEVTRTIDEKGVLLELTVAPEDLGRVIGKRGSTAQSIRSLLRALGTKNDARYNLKIVDPSGGVRPATSDNTDDKDETTDSEDSSSHSSVVSKTRQELADLDDLDV from the coding sequence ATTGATCAACAATTTGTAGAATATATAGTAAAATCACTGGTCGGTAATCCAGATGCAGTAGAAGTCACAAGGACTATTGATGAAAAGGGAGTATTACTAGAGTTAACAGTTGCACCAGAAGATTTAGGAAGAGTGATTGGTAAGCGTGGGTCTACCGCACAGAGTATTCGTAGCTTACTGCGCGCACTTGGTACGAAAAATGATGCTCGTTATAACTTAAAAATTGTAGATCCAAGTGGTGGAGTAAGACCCGCTACATCAGACAATACTGATGATAAGGACGAAACGACTGACTCAGAAGATAGCAGTTCCCACAGTTCCGTTGTAAGCAAAACACGCCAAGAACTTGCAGATTTAGACGATCTGGACGTATAA
- the rpsP gene encoding 30S ribosomal protein S16, with protein MLAIRMQRTGRKKMPHYRVVVQDSRRTPTSGKVVAKLGSYNPHTKELTLDKDLSQTYLNNGAQPSERVVSIFKKEGVVIPSWVKERTVKDRKVRKADKLRANQPAPEQETVAEEVAKDLPEEAPAPADA; from the coding sequence ATGTTAGCAATTAGAATGCAGCGTACTGGGCGTAAAAAAATGCCCCACTACCGTGTAGTTGTACAAGACTCACGTCGTACCCCTACCAGTGGTAAAGTAGTGGCAAAATTAGGCTCATACAACCCACACACCAAAGAATTAACACTAGACAAAGATTTATCACAGACATATCTTAATAATGGCGCACAACCGTCTGAACGAGTTGTGAGCATATTCAAAAAAGAAGGTGTTGTTATACCTAGTTGGGTAAAAGAGCGTACAGTAAAAGATCGCAAAGTACGAAAAGCAGATAAATTACGCGCCAACCAACCCGCACCCGAGCAAGAGACAGTTGCCGAAGAAGTAGCCAAAGACCTCCCAGAAGAAGCTCCAGCACCTGCAGACGCATAA
- the rnc gene encoding ribonuclease III: MQDYSNYQTLASQVLGGKFSDVMLLVTAFTHRSYLNEHKKTVKEHNERLEFLGDAVLELVVTEYLYRNYTEPEGILTNWRSALVRTESISAAGERLGFNDYLRLSRGEKRGSDRARQQILANCYEAVIGAIYLDQGYDAASTFISNSLLTTFETILATGSWMDPKSRLQEIAQSVDNATPQYKVLSEEGPDHEKLFTVGVFVDSQLKGQGAGPSKQAAQQQAAELALASYANKTPEPKS, encoded by the coding sequence GACGTCATGTTGTTGGTCACGGCATTTACTCACCGTTCGTATTTAAACGAGCACAAAAAGACGGTAAAAGAACATAACGAACGCTTAGAATTTTTGGGTGATGCAGTACTAGAACTGGTAGTAACCGAATATTTATATCGCAATTACACTGAGCCAGAAGGTATACTAACCAACTGGCGTAGTGCGTTGGTGCGGACAGAAAGTATTAGTGCAGCTGGTGAGCGACTTGGCTTTAATGATTATTTACGACTGTCTAGGGGTGAAAAACGCGGTAGTGACCGTGCTCGGCAGCAAATATTAGCGAACTGCTACGAAGCGGTAATAGGCGCTATCTATCTTGATCAAGGCTATGATGCCGCCAGCACATTTATAAGTAACAGCTTGCTGACCACCTTTGAAACAATACTGGCAACTGGTTCATGGATGGACCCAAAGTCACGTTTACAAGAGATTGCTCAAAGTGTAGATAATGCAACGCCTCAGTATAAAGTCTTATCAGAAGAAGGCCCAGATCACGAAAAGTTGTTTACGGTTGGTGTATTTGTGGATAGTCAATTAAAAGGGCAGGGTGCTGGCCCCAGTAAACAAGCTGCTCAACAACAGGCTGCAGAGTTAGCACTGGCAAGCTATGCCAATAAAACGCCAGAACCAAAATCATAG